The following proteins are encoded in a genomic region of Helicobacter macacae MIT 99-5501:
- a CDS encoding DUF2059 domain-containing protein: MKRLKHFSVKSALRALSFGALLGVFCFGVALADEYQKALEKFLETSQTNAALNQLLNDKQALDALYKEYGNKLSNKQKQQIAKAYQEYINGAYNDMMAIMPSVYKKYLSLSDLQELTKFYQTPLGKKLAKMQFSMVNEDLTPIMIQILQKHLPVFQEKFQAILQQ; this comes from the coding sequence ATGAAAAGGCTAAAACACTTCAGCGTAAAAAGTGCCTTGCGTGCGCTTAGTTTTGGTGCATTGCTTGGTGTGTTTTGCTTTGGCGTGGCTTTGGCTGATGAGTATCAAAAAGCCTTAGAGAAGTTTTTGGAAACCTCACAAACTAATGCCGCGCTTAATCAACTTCTAAATGACAAACAAGCCCTTGACGCGCTGTATAAAGAATATGGCAACAAACTAAGCAACAAACAAAAACAGCAAATCGCCAAAGCCTACCAAGAATACATAAACGGCGCATACAACGATATGATGGCGATAATGCCAAGTGTGTATAAAAAATATCTCTCTCTTAGCGACTTACAAGAACTTACGAAATTTTACCAAACGCCACTAGGTAAAAAACTCGCCAAAATGCAATTCTCAATGGTAAATGAGGATTTAACGCCCATAATGATACAAATCCTCCAAAAGCACCTCCCCGTATTCCAAGAAAAATTCCAAGCGATTTTGCAACAATAG
- the rplU gene encoding 50S ribosomal protein L21 has protein sequence MSENYAIFKNGGKQYKVAQGDILLLDKLGKEPKEKLEFDEVLALHNGKELSIGTPFLKGAKVQAEVINEGRGKKVIAFKKRRRKDSKTKRGFRRDFTRVRILSIAG, from the coding sequence ATGAGTGAAAATTACGCGATATTTAAAAATGGTGGTAAGCAGTATAAAGTCGCGCAAGGCGATATTTTGCTACTTGACAAACTAGGCAAAGAGCCAAAAGAAAAGCTAGAATTTGACGAAGTGCTAGCCTTGCATAATGGCAAGGAGCTAAGCATTGGCACGCCTTTCCTTAAAGGCGCGAAAGTGCAAGCAGAAGTCATAAACGAGGGCAGAGGCAAGAAAGTCATCGCGTTTAAAAAGCGCAGACGCAAAGACAGCAAGACAAAGCGCGGATTTAGGCGAGATTTCACACGCGTGCGAATCCTAAGCATTGCGGGGTAG
- a CDS encoding NAD(P)-dependent alcohol dehydrogenase, with protein MLLQSNLTEAKEGKRISAKGFAVAHKSDTFKPFEFSRHALGEGDILIEILYAGICHSDIHSARSEWHDGIYPMVPGHEIAGRVVAVGSEVRKFKVGDYAGVGCMVNSCGECDSCKASREQFCENGKMVLTYDCLDCFHNNEPTYGGYSNNIVLSEKFAIKVPQNAPLEKVAPLLCAGITTYSPLKFSGVKKGDKVGVAGFGGLGVMALKYALQMGAEVSVFARNKNKEADALKIGAKALYTTDKLSEVKERFDFIISTIPTRYDPFEYVNLLKSGGEMAIVGLPPTDESIKNDMTRLIFNANKKVYGSMIGGIEETQEMLDFSLAHEIYPETEIIAPNEINTAYENLTNGKAKFRYVVDMSKL; from the coding sequence ATGTTACTTCAATCAAATCTAACCGAAGCCAAAGAGGGCAAGCGAATCAGCGCAAAAGGCTTTGCAGTCGCGCACAAAAGCGATACATTTAAGCCTTTTGAGTTTTCACGCCACGCGCTAGGGGAGGGCGACATACTCATAGAGATACTCTATGCGGGAATCTGCCACAGCGACATACACAGCGCACGAAGCGAGTGGCACGATGGCATCTACCCTATGGTGCCCGGGCACGAAATCGCAGGGCGCGTAGTCGCAGTGGGTAGCGAGGTGCGTAAATTCAAAGTCGGCGATTACGCGGGGGTAGGCTGTATGGTAAATAGCTGTGGCGAGTGCGATTCGTGCAAGGCAAGCAGGGAGCAGTTTTGCGAAAATGGCAAAATGGTGCTTACTTATGACTGCCTTGATTGCTTCCATAACAATGAGCCAACTTACGGCGGATATAGTAACAATATCGTGCTAAGCGAAAAATTTGCCATAAAAGTCCCACAAAACGCCCCACTAGAAAAAGTCGCGCCACTGCTTTGCGCTGGAATCACTACTTATTCACCACTTAAATTTAGCGGCGTGAAAAAGGGCGATAAAGTCGGCGTGGCAGGATTTGGCGGGCTAGGGGTAATGGCACTCAAATACGCACTGCAAATGGGCGCGGAAGTGAGTGTGTTTGCGCGAAACAAAAACAAAGAAGCAGACGCACTCAAAATCGGCGCAAAAGCCCTCTACACCACCGATAAACTAAGCGAGGTAAAGGAGCGATTTGACTTTATCATCTCTACGATTCCTACGCGCTATGACCCGTTTGAGTATGTAAATCTCCTCAAAAGTGGCGGGGAAATGGCAATAGTAGGGCTTCCACCAACCGATGAGTCAATCAAAAACGATATGACTCGCCTCATCTTTAATGCCAACAAAAAGGTGTATGGCTCGATGATTGGCGGGATAGAGGAAACCCAAGAAATGCTAGATTTTTCACTCGCACACGAAATCTACCCCGAGACTGAAATCATCGCGCCAAATGAAATCAACACCGCTTATGAAAATCTTACTAATGGCAAGGCGAAATTTCGCTATGTGGTGGATATGAGCAAACTTTAG
- the gatB gene encoding Asp-tRNA(Asn)/Glu-tRNA(Gln) amidotransferase subunit GatB: MSANNDFETIIGLEVHVQLNTKTKIFCSCATSFGEEPNKNVCPTCLALPGALPTLNREAVKKAIQFGTAIDAQINQNSIFARKNYFYPDLPKAYQISQYEIPIVGRGKIEIEVDSESQNPRQKVIGVTRAHLEEDAGKNIHESNFSKVDLNRACTPLLEIVSEPDMRSSDEAVAYLKKLHSIVRFLGISDANMQEGSFRCDANVSIRPKDDTKLYTRVEIKNLNSFKFIQKAIEYEVQRQREAWEDGKYESEVVQETRLFDTQKGVTRSMRGKEEAADYRYFPDPDLLPVFIDDDLMREGRNIAEMPDEKRARFVRDFGLKPKDAAMLTNELELALYFESMVTSGASGKGAFVWLGNELLGRLKEGNTLQTCGVDSATLATLVKRVESSAISGKSGKQILDVLVEKRGVNESGAKLEVDSLIDSLGLAQVNDDSAIISAIESVLSANADKVAEYKSGKDKLFGFFVGQVMKNAKGANPARVNELLKEKLG, encoded by the coding sequence ATGAGTGCAAACAATGACTTTGAAACGATTATCGGGCTGGAAGTCCATGTCCAGCTAAATACCAAAACTAAGATTTTTTGCTCTTGTGCTACGAGCTTTGGGGAGGAGCCAAATAAAAATGTCTGCCCCACTTGTCTAGCACTGCCCGGGGCGTTGCCCACTCTTAATAGAGAGGCGGTAAAAAAGGCGATTCAATTTGGCACAGCAATCGATGCGCAAATCAACCAAAACTCCATTTTCGCGCGAAAAAACTACTTTTACCCCGACTTGCCAAAGGCGTATCAAATCTCGCAATATGAGATTCCAATCGTGGGGCGCGGGAAAATCGAAATCGAGGTGGATTCTGAGTCCCAAAACCCGCGCCAAAAAGTTATCGGCGTTACTCGCGCCCACTTAGAGGAAGACGCGGGAAAAAATATCCACGAAAGCAATTTCTCCAAAGTCGATTTAAACCGCGCCTGCACGCCATTGCTAGAAATCGTAAGCGAACCAGATATGCGCTCTAGCGATGAAGCGGTAGCGTATCTTAAAAAACTCCACTCTATCGTGCGCTTTTTAGGCATTAGTGATGCCAATATGCAGGAGGGGAGTTTCCGTTGCGATGCCAATGTCAGCATACGCCCAAAGGACGATACCAAGCTATACACGCGCGTGGAAATCAAAAATCTCAATTCTTTCAAATTTATCCAAAAAGCAATCGAATATGAAGTGCAGCGACAGCGCGAAGCGTGGGAGGACGGCAAATATGAAAGCGAAGTCGTGCAAGAAACACGCCTTTTTGACACACAAAAGGGCGTTACGCGCTCTATGCGTGGCAAAGAGGAGGCTGCGGACTATCGGTATTTCCCTGACCCTGATTTACTGCCCGTGTTTATTGATGATGATTTAATGCGTGAAGGGCGCAATATCGCTGAAATGCCCGATGAGAAACGCGCTAGGTTCGTGCGTGATTTTGGGCTAAAGCCAAAAGACGCGGCAATGCTGACAAACGAGCTAGAACTCGCGCTTTACTTTGAATCAATGGTAACGAGTGGTGCAAGTGGCAAAGGCGCGTTTGTATGGCTTGGCAACGAGCTTTTGGGGCGATTAAAAGAGGGCAATACTTTGCAAACCTGCGGTGTGGATAGCGCGACTTTGGCTACGCTTGTCAAGCGTGTCGAATCAAGTGCGATAAGTGGCAAAAGCGGAAAACAGATTTTAGATGTTTTGGTAGAAAAGCGCGGTGTCAATGAGAGTGGCGCAAAATTAGAAGTTGATTCGCTAATTGATTCGCTAGGATTGGCGCAAGTCAATGATGATAGCGCGATTATAAGCGCAATCGAATCTGTGCTAAGCGCAAATGCCGACAAAGTCGCAGAGTATAAAAGTGGCAAGGACAAGCTCTTTGGCTTTTTTGTAGGGCAGGTGATGAAAAACGCAAAAGGCGCAAATCCCGCAAGAGTGAATGAACTGCTAAAAGAAAAACTAGGGTAA
- a CDS encoding M16 family metallopeptidase, with product MRSCSFEGNLVLGIFGNVFARSFGNSSLGMQFSQSFFRARLDEFSHSICGSTKKRLSKATPQNTSIVGRNSEQDLQKNSTACHTEQSEVSQKSKRSKVLLKSKNKRYFAFPQYDKKDSLIKSSLFAKIKHRFCLQSLSILTNTLKPLIIGAIIMTTQANAQNTKSTTTLTHTQIKGVQIPVIYEYSALIPAGNIQLVFQGGGSINSDKIALTALKDEILSLGSSKKGNVGFANALEEKAISLSASSGSQTLNFYLSFLKEYQKDAIDLLGELIHHPNLKEISKAKTALNARILSNKSDFDYLASELLNKQLFAGTPLANPSLGTQKDVEAISKKDIKASLDSTLNLSNAIIVVGGDIELESTLKMLESILQDLPNGEPYTKKHFEVSTKPSFVSENAPTQQAYIYFGSPLKMQNLKEERYLARVAGFILGASGFGSRLMEEVRVKRGLAYGAYFRYATSSLISYGIGQLQTKLESQDEAIKVVREVISDFVKNGATQKELDDAKKFLLGSEPLGNETLSQRLGRSFNEYFLGLEIGFYKQELEWIKNLELKTLNAYIKSHPEIAELTFGVITQESSKESSSQGESKQKSHSNAKKAKDTATKSSKKQKG from the coding sequence ATGAGAAGTTGTAGTTTTGAGGGTAATTTGGTTTTGGGGATTTTTGGCAATGTGTTTGCGCGTAGTTTTGGCAATTCGTCTTTGGGTATGCAATTTTCTCAATCCTTTTTCCGCGCTCGTCTTGATGAATTTTCACATTCTATCTGCGGCAGCACGAAAAAACGATTAAGCAAAGCCACACCGCAAAATACTTCGATTGTGGGCAGAAATAGTGAGCAAGATTTGCAAAAAAACTCAACCGCTTGTCATACTGAGCAAAGCGAAGTATCTCAAAAAAGTAAGCGTAGCAAAGTCTTGCTAAAATCCAAAAATAAGAGATATTTCGCTTTCCCTCAATATGACAAAAAAGACTCTTTGATAAAATCTAGTCTTTTTGCAAAAATAAAACATAGATTTTGCTTGCAAAGCCTATCAATCCTAACAAACACGCTAAAACCCCTCATCATAGGAGCTATCATAATGACAACCCAAGCAAACGCGCAAAATACAAAATCCACCACCACACTTACGCACACACAGATAAAAGGCGTCCAAATCCCCGTGATTTATGAGTATTCCGCGCTTATCCCTGCGGGAAATATCCAGCTAGTGTTTCAAGGCGGTGGCTCTATAAACTCTGATAAAATCGCACTAACCGCGCTAAAAGATGAAATCCTCTCGCTTGGCAGTAGCAAAAAGGGCAATGTAGGCTTTGCAAACGCACTTGAAGAGAAAGCTATCTCACTTAGTGCTAGCAGTGGCTCTCAAACGCTAAATTTCTACCTATCATTCCTAAAAGAATACCAAAAAGACGCCATAGACTTGCTAGGCGAGCTAATCCACCACCCAAATCTAAAAGAAATCAGCAAAGCAAAAACCGCGCTAAACGCAAGAATCCTAAGCAACAAAAGTGATTTTGACTACCTTGCTAGCGAGCTACTAAACAAGCAACTTTTTGCAGGCACGCCACTAGCCAATCCATCTCTAGGCACGCAAAAAGATGTAGAAGCTATAAGCAAAAAAGACATAAAAGCAAGCCTAGATTCTACCCTAAATCTTAGCAATGCTATCATCGTAGTAGGAGGGGACATAGAGCTAGAATCTACACTAAAAATGCTAGAATCTATCTTACAGGATTTACCAAATGGAGAGCCCTACACCAAAAAGCACTTTGAGGTAAGCACAAAGCCTAGCTTTGTGAGTGAAAACGCACCTACACAGCAGGCATATATCTACTTTGGCTCGCCACTAAAAATGCAAAATCTAAAAGAGGAGCGATACCTTGCAAGAGTAGCGGGGTTTATTTTGGGTGCGAGTGGGTTTGGCTCTAGGCTTATGGAGGAAGTGCGCGTAAAGCGCGGGCTAGCTTATGGTGCGTATTTCCGCTATGCCACAAGCTCGCTCATATCTTATGGCATAGGGCAGCTCCAAACCAAGCTAGAATCCCAAGATGAAGCTATAAAAGTCGTGCGCGAAGTGATAAGTGATTTTGTCAAAAACGGCGCAACACAAAAAGAGCTAGATGATGCAAAGAAGTTTTTGCTAGGGAGTGAGCCACTAGGCAACGAGACACTATCCCAGCGACTAGGGCGAAGTTTTAATGAATATTTTTTGGGACTTGAAATAGGATTTTATAAGCAAGAGCTAGAGTGGATAAAAAACCTTGAGCTAAAAACGCTAAATGCCTACATAAAATCCCATCCTGAAATAGCCGAGCTGACTTTTGGGGTAATCACACAAGAATCTAGCAAAGAGTCTAGCTCGCAAGGGGAATCCAAGCAAAAATCTCATAGCAATGCGAAAAAGGCAAAAGATACCGCCACAAAATCTAGTAAAAAGCAAAAGGGCTGA
- a CDS encoding dehypoxanthine futalosine cyclase gives MKRYTDKEIKQLMKEATLRELGQEASKVKAELHPSKTTTFIVDRNINYTNICWVDCKFCAFKRKLGQEGEYILSFEEIDKKIEELIAIGGTQILFQGGVHPKLKIDYYENLVSHIAQKFPTITIHGFSAIEINYISKVSHLSIPEVLERLKKAGLSSIPGAGAEILSDRVRDIIAPRKLDSDEWIEVHRQAHKLDIKSTATMMFGSVDNDDDIIEHWRRVRDLQDESGGFRAFILWSFQPDNTPLQKELPHLQKASSNRYLRLLACSRLYLDNVKNIQSSWVTQGSHIGQLALLFGANDLGSTMMEENVVAAAGARNSMNQEEMIALIKDVGENPAKRDTAYNILERF, from the coding sequence ATGAAACGCTACACCGACAAAGAAATCAAACAACTAATGAAAGAAGCCACACTACGCGAGCTAGGGCAAGAAGCAAGCAAAGTCAAAGCAGAGCTTCACCCAAGCAAAACCACGACTTTTATCGTGGATAGAAATATTAACTATACAAATATCTGCTGGGTGGATTGCAAATTTTGCGCATTTAAGCGCAAGCTAGGGCAAGAGGGCGAATATATCCTTAGCTTTGAAGAGATTGACAAAAAAATCGAGGAGCTAATCGCTATCGGTGGCACACAGATTTTGTTTCAAGGTGGGGTGCACCCAAAGCTAAAGATTGACTACTATGAAAATCTAGTATCACATATCGCACAAAAATTCCCCACTATCACCATACACGGATTTTCTGCCATAGAGATAAACTATATCTCAAAAGTCTCTCATCTAAGTATCCCTGAAGTCTTAGAGAGGCTAAAAAAAGCGGGGCTTAGCTCTATCCCGGGAGCTGGAGCTGAAATCCTAAGCGATAGAGTGCGCGACATCATCGCCCCTCGCAAGCTGGACTCTGATGAGTGGATAGAAGTGCATCGCCAAGCCCACAAGCTAGATATAAAATCCACTGCGACTATGATGTTTGGCAGTGTGGATAATGATGATGACATTATCGAGCATTGGCGTAGGGTGCGGGATTTGCAAGATGAAAGCGGTGGATTTCGCGCGTTTATTTTGTGGAGCTTCCAGCCTGATAATACACCACTGCAAAAGGAACTCCCCCACCTCCAAAAAGCAAGCTCAAATCGCTACTTGCGCTTGCTAGCTTGCTCGCGCCTATACCTTGATAATGTCAAAAATATCCAAAGTAGCTGGGTTACGCAGGGTAGTCATATCGGGCAGCTTGCACTGCTATTTGGCGCAAATGACTTGGGAAGCACGATGATGGAGGAAAATGTCGTGGCTGCAGCTGGAGCTAGAAACTCAATGAATCAAGAAGAGATGATAGCACTTATCAAAGATGTGGGGGAAAATCCTGCTAAGAGGGATACGGCGTATAATATATTAGAGAGGTTTTAG
- the bamA gene encoding outer membrane protein assembly factor BamA gives MLWYSNILTTFLAYRLAHKNACKKATHKDCKTHALATASETMRLALSRLTLCAALASALFLPLCAKDTITSIKYEGLQSLSTHLANEIADIKVGEELDEEKIDSAVTDFYDQGYFSDIVAEFDSGVLTFHFVEKPRVAGIEIKGYGSDNEKQTLQNQMGIKKGETFDEQKIERAKTILKTVLEYQGYYGSLVKEELTKVNEGAYNIVFNVNRGENILIKKAHYEGSQKLKRNKIESLSANKQRDFMGWMWGLNDGKLHLQELEYDSMRIQDVYMRNGFLDAKVSSPFLSANFNNLRAELHYNISEGKQYTVSDIVINIDKEDIVPKEKLHKALQVKKGQVFNIEDLRSDAQVLKRLVADKGYAYAQVRPDLDKEEGSQKADEAKISSKGTKKHHKLASKEEKEEKEEKEEKEEAEGLRKIQEEALQKGTVKVLYHIEVGEKVHISDVLISGNNRTNDRIIRREILLAPGDEYSLSKIAESQNALQRLGFFENVKIDERRVSADSMDLLITVTEGRTGQLQFGLGYGSYGGLMINGSISERNLFGTGQTGSIYANIATGGNAYNINYLGQQRTFTGRQFSGNLSLSNPRIFDSRYSTSASVYGNYYVNYVYIEQSFGLSFSVGRMLSPTVRASLGYDINWVNTYGFISGLYEDFYSDRMWGKSYIDEWPMTSSLSPSISFDNTDDYYFPKNGIIASAYAQFNGLGGDVRNVKLYGKAAFYYHLKKHLKIDLIARYKVQGGYIFRFSRKDFLPLNNTFYMGGVTTIRGFRSGTVSPIGPNGLSWIGGDGMFTNSVELSYGLLEAAKMRVALYGDYGFLTYRSLGGGVADFQGYGIVGSGQYGMEWRASIGAAIEWISPMGPIVLIFPFKLFNQKRSDYTSQFEFSMGTRF, from the coding sequence TTGCTTTGGTATTCTAATATTCTTACGACTTTTCTAGCTTATAGATTGGCTCACAAAAATGCTTGCAAAAAAGCAACTCACAAAGATTGCAAAACGCACGCGCTCGCCACTGCTAGCGAGACTATGCGCTTAGCATTATCTAGACTTACTTTGTGCGCCGCGCTTGCAAGCGCACTTTTTCTACCCTTATGCGCAAAAGACACTATCACTTCTATCAAATATGAGGGATTGCAGTCTCTATCCACTCACCTAGCCAACGAAATCGCAGACATAAAAGTAGGCGAAGAGCTAGATGAGGAAAAAATCGATTCTGCGGTAACGGATTTTTATGACCAAGGATATTTTAGCGACATTGTAGCGGAGTTTGATTCTGGTGTGCTGACATTTCACTTCGTAGAAAAGCCACGCGTAGCAGGTATAGAAATCAAAGGCTACGGAAGCGATAACGAAAAGCAAACTCTCCAAAACCAAATGGGAATCAAAAAAGGCGAAACTTTCGATGAGCAAAAGATAGAGCGCGCAAAGACTATCCTAAAAACCGTGCTTGAGTATCAGGGCTACTATGGCTCTCTAGTCAAAGAGGAGCTTACCAAAGTCAATGAGGGTGCTTACAATATCGTATTTAATGTAAATCGTGGGGAAAATATCCTAATCAAAAAAGCACACTATGAGGGTAGCCAAAAGCTAAAAAGAAACAAAATAGAATCCCTTAGTGCCAACAAGCAGCGCGACTTTATGGGCTGGATGTGGGGACTAAATGACGGCAAGCTACACCTCCAAGAGCTAGAATACGACTCGATGAGAATCCAAGATGTCTATATGCGCAATGGATTTTTGGACGCCAAAGTATCCTCGCCGTTTTTAAGTGCGAATTTTAACAACCTAAGAGCCGAGCTACACTACAACATAAGCGAGGGCAAGCAATACACCGTAAGCGACATCGTCATAAATATCGACAAAGAGGACATAGTCCCAAAAGAAAAGCTGCACAAAGCCTTGCAAGTCAAAAAAGGACAAGTTTTTAATATCGAGGATTTGCGCTCCGATGCACAGGTGCTAAAGCGACTTGTAGCGGACAAAGGCTATGCCTACGCCCAAGTGCGCCCCGACCTAGACAAAGAGGAGGGTAGCCAAAAAGCAGATGAGGCAAAAATCTCAAGCAAAGGCACAAAAAAACACCACAAGCTAGCTTCTAAAGAGGAGAAAGAGGAGAAAGAGGAGAAAGAGGAGAAAGAGGAGGCGGAAGGCTTGCGCAAAATCCAAGAAGAAGCACTACAAAAAGGCACGGTCAAGGTGCTATATCATATCGAAGTGGGCGAAAAAGTCCACATAAGTGATGTGCTTATCTCTGGCAATAACCGCACAAATGACAGAATCATACGGCGTGAGATTTTGCTAGCCCCCGGTGATGAATACAGCCTATCCAAAATCGCAGAATCCCAAAACGCTCTGCAAAGACTTGGGTTTTTTGAAAATGTCAAAATCGATGAAAGACGCGTAAGCGCGGATTCTATGGATTTGCTAATCACTGTAACAGAGGGCAGGACAGGACAGCTACAATTTGGACTAGGATATGGTAGCTATGGGGGGCTAATGATAAATGGCTCGATAAGTGAGCGAAATCTATTTGGCACGGGGCAGACAGGCTCTATATATGCAAATATCGCCACAGGTGGCAATGCCTATAATATAAATTATCTAGGACAACAACGCACTTTTACAGGGAGGCAATTCTCTGGAAATCTATCCCTAAGTAATCCGCGTATTTTTGACTCTCGCTACTCTACTTCTGCAAGCGTATATGGCAACTACTATGTAAACTATGTCTATATCGAGCAGAGCTTCGGGCTTAGCTTTAGCGTGGGGCGTATGCTATCCCCAACAGTGCGTGCTTCACTTGGCTATGATATAAATTGGGTAAATACATATGGATTTATAAGTGGCTTGTATGAGGATTTTTATAGTGATAGAATGTGGGGGAAAAGCTATATAGATGAGTGGCCTATGACTTCATCGCTTAGCCCAAGTATCAGCTTTGACAACACCGATGACTACTACTTCCCCAAAAATGGAATAATAGCTTCAGCCTATGCGCAGTTCAACGGACTTGGTGGCGATGTGCGCAATGTCAAGCTATATGGAAAAGCTGCCTTTTACTATCATCTAAAAAAGCACCTAAAAATCGACTTAATCGCTCGCTATAAGGTGCAAGGTGGCTATATTTTCCGCTTCAGTAGAAAAGACTTTTTGCCACTAAATAATACCTTTTATATGGGTGGGGTTACCACTATTCGTGGATTTCGCTCAGGCACGGTTTCGCCTATTGGACCTAATGGGCTATCTTGGATAGGTGGCGATGGTATGTTTACAAACTCCGTAGAGCTAAGCTATGGACTACTAGAAGCAGCAAAAATGCGCGTAGCACTATATGGAGACTATGGATTTTTGACTTATAGAAGTTTGGGTGGCGGAGTGGCAGATTTTCAAGGCTATGGTATAGTAGGCTCTGGGCAGTATGGTATGGAGTGGAGGGCAAGCATCGGTGCGGCTATCGAGTGGATAAGCCCTATGGGACCTATCGTGCTGATTTTCCCATTTAAGCTGTTTAATCAAAAACGGAGCGATTATACCTCGCAGTTTGAATTCTCAATGGGCACGAGATTTTGA
- the hemW gene encoding radical SAM family heme chaperone HemW: MVLYIHIPFCESKCGYCAFSSVVAGQDFASQKKRYIDALICDISHSLQKYRARGGFAKNSSNDKNAKKLKNLTNTQNTQKLTLDSIYIGGGTPNTLDECDYERIFGAIFDNATITKDAQITIEANPNCLSKNWCEALRSFGVNRISMGVQSFESDKLRFLSRSHTQKDIAKALELASGFKYSSIDLIYGTPLDSSTVLKREVAKAVSLPISHISAYCLMYEQGAKNANKYAKLESKMSGEVRSFDDSRDLDFSSTEIASSDMSKIVCEELEKSGFSQYEVSSFCKDSHSKSLHNLSYWRGEEYLACGVSAVGRVGQCRYSGAKELDRYIAYPLQKECEDLSVEDLAFERVFLGFRSEVGVALGEQILRDLSSHFSTCSAKVLKSAAKSSKNFYKDFITKNCTKSLSDLERNITNALNHLINPARVAILLREKKCTLRGNTLHSKDFFLADEIALYITSH, from the coding sequence ATGGTTTTATACATTCATATTCCTTTTTGTGAGAGCAAATGCGGGTATTGTGCGTTTAGTTCGGTGGTGGCAGGGCAAGATTTTGCTAGCCAAAAAAAGCGATATATAGACGCGCTTATTTGTGATATTTCTCACTCTTTGCAGAAATATCGTGCGCGTGGGGGTTTTGCCAAAAATTCTAGCAATGATAAAAATGCCAAAAAACTTAAAAATCTAACAAACACCCAAAACACCCAAAAACTCACGCTTGATTCTATCTATATCGGTGGAGGCACGCCAAATACGCTAGATGAGTGCGATTATGAGAGAATCTTTGGCGCGATTTTTGATAATGCCACAATCACAAAAGACGCACAAATTACTATTGAAGCAAATCCAAATTGCTTAAGTAAAAATTGGTGTGAAGCACTGCGCTCTTTTGGAGTAAATCGTATAAGTATGGGGGTGCAAAGTTTTGAGAGCGATAAACTTCGCTTCTTAAGTAGAAGCCACACGCAAAAAGACATAGCCAAAGCTTTAGAGCTAGCAAGTGGATTTAAGTATTCAAGCATTGACTTAATCTATGGCACGCCACTAGATTCTAGCACGGTGCTAAAGCGTGAAGTGGCAAAAGCTGTGAGTTTGCCCATCTCGCATATTTCGGCGTATTGTCTAATGTATGAGCAAGGGGCAAAAAATGCTAATAAATATGCCAAACTAGAATCTAAAATGAGTGGCGAAGTGCGTAGTTTTGATGATTCTAGGGATTTGGATTTCTCTAGCACGGAAATAGCTTCTAGCGATATGAGTAAAATCGTGTGCGAAGAGCTAGAAAAAAGCGGATTTAGCCAATATGAAGTATCTAGCTTTTGCAAAGATTCTCACTCAAAAAGCCTGCACAATCTTAGCTATTGGCGTGGAGAAGAATACCTAGCTTGCGGGGTTTCAGCAGTAGGCAGGGTAGGGCAGTGCCGATATAGTGGGGCAAAAGAGCTAGATAGATATATAGCTTATCCTTTGCAAAAAGAGTGCGAGGATTTGAGTGTAGAGGATTTGGCGTTTGAGAGAGTGTTTTTGGGATTTAGAAGTGAAGTTGGGGTTGCACTAGGGGAGCAGATTTTGCGTGATTTGAGCTCTCATTTTAGCACTTGTAGCGCAAAAGTGCTAAAATCTGCCGCAAAATCTAGCAAAAATTTTTATAAAGACTTTATCACAAAAAATTGCACCAAGTCTTTGAGTGATTTGGAGCGAAATATCACAAATGCCCTAAATCATCTCATAAATCCTGCTAGAGTGGCAATCCTTTTGAGAGAGAAAAAATGCACTTTGAGAGGAAATACACTACATTCTAAAGATTTTTTTTTAGCCGATGAGATAGCTCTATATATCACAAGCCATTAG